The genomic window CTGCAAGGTGTGACAAGGTGGGCGACTCGTGGGCCGCCTGTAGTGCTGAAACAGAGCGGTGGTTTCTGATCATGTTTGCGAGATGCAATAAGGGGTTCGCTGGATGCAGGTGATTATCACGGATGCGTGGATGGCAAGGTCCCGCGCTTTTCATCTCAATGGCTTTAAATTGATCCTGGCGATACTGCTGGCTTCATTGGTGTTGATGCTGGTGTCCGCGGGGCTTTACCACTGGGTATTCATGAAGGGTGCGCGAGAGGGTTGGCCTGTGATTGGATCGCTGGTACGCCTCGTCTCCAAAGACGAAATTGCCCAGCGCGATCGATACGTGAAAGAGAATATCGAGGTACTTGCCAAGCGCCTTGGCGAGATGCAGGCCAAGATGTTGCAGCTAGAGTCGCTCGGCGAACGTGTTTCCGGGCTCGCTGGTATCAATCCGGCTGAAATTACAGTCGCACCAGGGCGCGGCGGAGCGCTGATCGCCGGTCGTGACCTTTCCATCGAAGAGCTTGACGCAACTTTGGCTTCTTTGGATGGCGCTGCCACTAAAAATGCTGACGTGATGACAGTCATTGAGTCCCGTCTCTTCGAGCAAAAGATAAAGAAAATGATGGTGCCTACGCAGCAACCAGTGTTGGATGCCAATCTGGGGTCCATCTTTGGGTGGCGGATCGATCCCATCACAGGCCGTTCGGCTCTGCATACAGGGCTTGATTTCCCGGCGGGTGTCGGTACCCCCATCTACGCTGCGGCCGGCGGTATGGTGGTGACGCAGGAATACCACCCGCAATACGGAAACATGCTCGAGGTGGATCATGGTAACGACCTCATCACAAGATACGCGCACGCCTCTAAAGTCCATGTGAATAAGGGCGATCTGATCAAGCGTGGACAGCGCATCGCGGATGTCGGCAACACCGGGCGATCTACAGGCGCACACCTCCACTTTGAAGTCTTGGTTCAGGGCGTTCCTCAAGATCCACAGAAGTTTCTGAATGCCGGAAAAGGTTTGGGCACTGAGCGGTCTGCCTCTTCCAAGGCGTCTGTTCTACAGCGCTAAAATCAGCTGATTGACTCGATGCTGAGCGCTGGCCATTAGTCTGGCTTGACTTCCCGCAAAGAGCCTCCACTTTCTCAAGATAAACAAAGGACTGTGCAGTCCGGTGAGCCCATGGTGGGTCCGTCGGGCAGCGCTCGCATTGATGGCTATTAACTTCCTTACCAAAATTTTTGGCAGCCGCAACGATCGTTTGCTCAAGCAGTATCGGGTCGTAGTAACTCGCATCAATGCACTGGAGCCTGAGTTCGAGGCCCTTACCGACGACGGGCTCCGTGCCAAGACGCAAGAGTTCAAAGACCGTGTCGCTAAAGGCGAAACACTCGATGCCATCCTTCCGGAAGCTTTTGCGCTAGTCCGTGAAGGCTCAAAGCGCGTCATGAAAATGCGCCACTTCGACGTGCAAATGCTGGGTGGGATGGCACTGCATTACGGGAAAATTTCGGAAATGCGCACCGGTGAGGGCAAAACGCTCACCGCGACGTTGCCGGTGTTTCTGAATGCACTGAGCGGTAAAGGTGTTCACGTTGTTACCGTCAACGATTACCTTGCCAGCCGCGATGCGCGATGGATGGGCCGCCTCTATAACTTCTTGGGTCTGACCGTCGGCATCAACATGCCCCAAGCCCCACGTGAAGACAAGCAGCAGGCCTACAACTCTGACATCACCTACGGTACGAACAACGAGTACGGTTTCGACTACCTCCGCGACAACATGGTCTACGAAGCGGCTGATCGGGTGCAACGCGGACTGAACTTTGCCATCGTGGATGAAGTTGATTCCATTTTGATCGACGAGGCCCGCACACCACTCATTATCAGTGGTCAAGCTGAAGACCACACCGAACTCTATCTCGCCATTAACAAAGCAATTCCGCGCTTGGTCAAGCAAGAGGGGGAGGCTGATCCCATCACTGGGCAAGGCATTACCAAGCCTGGCGACTTCACTCTAGATGAGAAGAGTCACCAAGTTTTCTTGACGGAACAAGGGCACGAAGTAGCCGAGACCATTTTTGCAGAGCTGGGCTTGATACCTGCGGGCTCTTCTTTGTACGACCCGGCAAACATCACGTTGATGCATCACCTGTACGCAGCGTTGCGCGCCAATCATCTGTATCACCGCGACCAGCACTACGTTGTGCAAAACGGTGAAATTGTCATTGTCGACGAGTACACCGGCCGTCTGATGACGGGTCGCCGTTGGAGCGACGGCTTGCACCAAGCGGTAGAAGCCAAAGAGGGGGTACAGATCCAGGCAGAGAATCAGACCCTCGCATCCATTACCTTCCAGAATTATTTCCGCCTCTACAGCAAGCTGGCGGGTATGACCGGCACCGCAGACACCGAGGCATACGAGTTCCAGGAGATCTATGGTCTCGAAACTGTAGTTATCCCGCCAAACCGCATCAGCCGCCGGGACGACCAGTTGGACCGTGTATACAAGACAACCCGCGAAAAGTACGATGCGGCAATCAAAGACATCCGCGAATGCTATGACAGGGGCCAGCCTGTTCTGGTGGGAACCACATCGATTGAAAACTCAGAAATCATTGCCGAGCTCCTCGATAAAGAAAAGTTGCCTCACCAGGTCTTGAACGCGAAGCAACACGCGCGCGAAGCAGACATCGTGGCTCAGGCCGGTCGTGCAAAGATGATCACCATCGCGACCAACATGGCCGGCCGTGGTACCGATATTGTTCTTGGCGGCAACATGGACAAGCTGCTGGAGGCGATTGAGGGCGATGCCTCTTTGGACGAAGCTGCCAAGCAAGCCAAAGTCGCGGAGTTGAAAAGCCAGTGGCAAAAAGACCACGAAGCCATCAAGGCGCTGGGTGGCCTGCGCATCATTGCGACCGAACGCCACGAGTCTCGCCGGATCGACAACCAACTCCGTGGTCGCTCAGGGCGCCAAGGTGATCCCGGTTCATCCCGTTTCTATCTGAGTCTTGATGACTCTTTGATGCGGATCTTTGCCGGAGACCGGGTGAAATCCATCATGGATCGCCTCAAAATGCCAGAGGGTGAGGCCATTGAAGCCGGTATCGTGACCCGTAGCATTGAAAGCGCGCAGCGCAAAGTAGAAGCGCGTAACTTCGACATGCGCAAGCAGCTGTTGGAATACGACGATGTGTCCAACGATCAGCGCAAGGTCATCTACCAACAACGCAACGCAATTTTGGATGCCTCCGATCTGGAGGCCCAGATTGCGGGTCTGCGCGAAGGTGCGTTTGAAGACATGGTGCGTCAGTTCGTCCCGGCAGAGTCGGTAGAAGAGCAATGGGACATTCCAGCGCTCCAGAAGATGCTGTCAGAAGAATGGCAACTGAACCTCGACCTTCAGAAGCAAGTCAGCAGCGCCAGCTCTATTACCGATGAAGAAATCGTGACCACCGTTACTACGGCTGCGAACGAGGCTTTCGAGAGCAAAGTGAACCTGGTCGGCAAAGACAACTTCACCCAGTTCGAGCGCATGGTGCTTTTGCAGAGTATCGATAGCCACTGGCGTGACCATCTGAGCGCCTTGGACTACCTGCGCCAAGGTATCCATCTGCGGGGTTACGCGCAAAAGCAACCCAAACAAGAATACAAGCGCGAAGCGTTTGAACTATTCGGGCAGTTGCTCGACTCCGTCAAAAATGACGTTACCAAAATCTTGATGACTGTCAAGATCCAATCCAACGAACAGTTGGAGCAGGCAGCCGACGCGATTGAATCGCGCGGGGAAAGCATCGCCAACGTCACCTACACCGCTCCCACAGAGACTGGTGAAGTCGAAACGACGACTGATGCCACTACCGTAAAAACTGCCGAGTCCGATGTCCCGCGCGTCGGTCGCAACGATCCTTGTCCTTGCGGCAGCGGTAAAAAATATAAACAGTGCCACGGCAAACTCTCTTGAAGGTCTTTGTATGCCAGTGAATCTCCCGCTGCCTGCTGCAGCTGACCTGTTGCCGGTGCCCGGTGTCCGTATCGGGGTTACCGAGGCAGGCGTTCGCAAGCCCGGCCGTAAAGATGTGACCGTGATGCTGCTGGACCCCGGCTGCACTGTTGGCGGCGTGTTTACGACGAACCGCTTTTGTGCAGCCCCGGTACAAATTTGTCGCGAGCATCTCGCAGCCAGTGACATTCGCGCAGTCGTGATCAACACCGGCAATGCCAACGCCGGCACTGGAGCCGATGGGCTGGCGCGCGCCAAGGAAACCTGCTCCGCTCTGGCGGGCAAACTCAGCCTCAAGGCCACGCAAGTCCTGCCATTCTCCACTGGCGTGATCATGGAGCCACTACCAGTGGACCGGATTGTGGCCGGCTTGGACGCGGCAATTTTGGATGCCCGGGAAAGCAACTGGCTCAAGGCGGCCGAGGGCATCATGACCACGGACACCCAGCCCAAAGCTTTCAGCGCAACGGCCATGGTGGACGGCTTCCTGATCACGGTCACGGGTATCAGCAAAGGCGCGGGCATGATTCGCCCGAACATGGCCACGATGTTGGGGTTCATTGCTACCGACGCCTGTATTGACGCCTCCGTGATGCCCGCCCTCGCACGCGAACTTGCCGAGGGCTCGTTCAACCGGGTGACGGTAGATGGCGATACCTCTACAAATGATTCGTTGTTGGTGATTGCTTCCAACAAGGCGGGCAATCCAACTGTCACTGATCTGGATGCGGCCTCTGCCGCCCCTCTAAAGCGCGCAATGCTGGAGGTTGCTCGCAAGTTGGCGCAAGCCATCGTGCGGGACGGCGAGGGCGCAACCAAGTTCATTGCCGTGCAAGTTGAGGGTGGCGGAACCGAAGCGGAGTGCCGTCTTGTGGCCTATGCCATTGCGCACTCACCCTTGGTGAAAACCGCATTTTTTGCCAGCGACCCCAACCTCGGCCGTATTCTTGCTGCTGTGGGTTACGCAGGTATCCAGGATTTGGACCAGTCACTCATCGAGCTGTTCTTGGACGATGTGCACGTCGCAACCCGCGGTGGTAGAAATCCCGCCTACCGTGAGGAGGATGGTCAGCGTGTCATGAAGCAAAGCGAGATTACCGTGCGCGTCCATTTGGGGCGGGGCGCTGCCAGCCAGACGGTCTGGACTTGCGACTTCAGCCACGACTACGTGACGATCAACGCCGACTATCGCTCCTAAACGGGATTGCTTGATGTCTGATGCACTAGAGCGCTTCTTCGCGCGGGCTGAATTGTTCATGCAGCGTGTGGAGGCCTCACTTCCGCACTCATTGACAGCGCCAGATTGGAATGCGTCGATCGCCTTCCGTTATCGTCGCCGGTCCGGTGGCCAAGGTGTTATTTCCCCGGTGCAGCATGTGGGTGCCATGTCATTGGACTCACTGCGCGAGATTGACGACCAAAAGGAAAAAATCCAACGCAATACAGCGCAGTTTGTGCGCGGTGGCTTGGCAAACAATGTCTTGTTAACCGGTGCCCGCGGTACCGGAAAGTCATCTCTTATTCGGGCATGCCTTCAAACCTATGCACCTTCAGGCTTGCGCCTGATCGAGGTGGACAAGGCAGACCTGATAGATCTCCAGGACATCATTGAACTGATCGCAGCAAGGCCGGAAAAATTCATCATCTTTTGTGATGATTTGAGCTTTGATGAAGGCGAGCCAGGCTACAAAGCACTGAAGTCGGTGCTGGACGGTTCCGTTGCAGCCTCCACCCCGAATGTGTTGATCTATGCGACCAGTAATCGGCGGCATCTTTTGCCCGAATACATGTCCGACAACCTGAGCTACAAGCACACCGAAGATGGAGAAGTGCATCCCGGCGAAGGGGTAGAGGAGAAAATCTCCTTGTCTGAGCGCTTTGGCCTGTGGGTAAGCTTTTACCCATTCAGCCAAGATGAGTATCTATCGATCGTCAACCAGTGGTTGAGCGCCTTGGGTTTCGACTCAGCAGCCA from Rhodoferax potami includes these protein-coding regions:
- a CDS encoding ATP-binding protein, whose amino-acid sequence is MSDALERFFARAELFMQRVEASLPHSLTAPDWNASIAFRYRRRSGGQGVISPVQHVGAMSLDSLREIDDQKEKIQRNTAQFVRGGLANNVLLTGARGTGKSSLIRACLQTYAPSGLRLIEVDKADLIDLQDIIELIAARPEKFIIFCDDLSFDEGEPGYKALKSVLDGSVAASTPNVLIYATSNRRHLLPEYMSDNLSYKHTEDGEVHPGEGVEEKISLSERFGLWVSFYPFSQDEYLSIVNQWLSALGFDSAAIEAARSEALLWALERGARSGRVAYQFARDYSGRAAS
- the secA gene encoding preprotein translocase subunit SecA, which produces MAINFLTKIFGSRNDRLLKQYRVVVTRINALEPEFEALTDDGLRAKTQEFKDRVAKGETLDAILPEAFALVREGSKRVMKMRHFDVQMLGGMALHYGKISEMRTGEGKTLTATLPVFLNALSGKGVHVVTVNDYLASRDARWMGRLYNFLGLTVGINMPQAPREDKQQAYNSDITYGTNNEYGFDYLRDNMVYEAADRVQRGLNFAIVDEVDSILIDEARTPLIISGQAEDHTELYLAINKAIPRLVKQEGEADPITGQGITKPGDFTLDEKSHQVFLTEQGHEVAETIFAELGLIPAGSSLYDPANITLMHHLYAALRANHLYHRDQHYVVQNGEIVIVDEYTGRLMTGRRWSDGLHQAVEAKEGVQIQAENQTLASITFQNYFRLYSKLAGMTGTADTEAYEFQEIYGLETVVIPPNRISRRDDQLDRVYKTTREKYDAAIKDIRECYDRGQPVLVGTTSIENSEIIAELLDKEKLPHQVLNAKQHAREADIVAQAGRAKMITIATNMAGRGTDIVLGGNMDKLLEAIEGDASLDEAAKQAKVAELKSQWQKDHEAIKALGGLRIIATERHESRRIDNQLRGRSGRQGDPGSSRFYLSLDDSLMRIFAGDRVKSIMDRLKMPEGEAIEAGIVTRSIESAQRKVEARNFDMRKQLLEYDDVSNDQRKVIYQQRNAILDASDLEAQIAGLREGAFEDMVRQFVPAESVEEQWDIPALQKMLSEEWQLNLDLQKQVSSASSITDEEIVTTVTTAANEAFESKVNLVGKDNFTQFERMVLLQSIDSHWRDHLSALDYLRQGIHLRGYAQKQPKQEYKREAFELFGQLLDSVKNDVTKILMTVKIQSNEQLEQAADAIESRGESIANVTYTAPTETGEVETTTDATTVKTAESDVPRVGRNDPCPCGSGKKYKQCHGKLS
- the argJ gene encoding bifunctional glutamate N-acetyltransferase/amino-acid acetyltransferase ArgJ; protein product: MPVNLPLPAAADLLPVPGVRIGVTEAGVRKPGRKDVTVMLLDPGCTVGGVFTTNRFCAAPVQICREHLAASDIRAVVINTGNANAGTGADGLARAKETCSALAGKLSLKATQVLPFSTGVIMEPLPVDRIVAGLDAAILDARESNWLKAAEGIMTTDTQPKAFSATAMVDGFLITVTGISKGAGMIRPNMATMLGFIATDACIDASVMPALARELAEGSFNRVTVDGDTSTNDSLLVIASNKAGNPTVTDLDAASAAPLKRAMLEVARKLAQAIVRDGEGATKFIAVQVEGGGTEAECRLVAYAIAHSPLVKTAFFASDPNLGRILAAVGYAGIQDLDQSLIELFLDDVHVATRGGRNPAYREEDGQRVMKQSEITVRVHLGRGAASQTVWTCDFSHDYVTINADYRS
- a CDS encoding M23 family metallopeptidase, with amino-acid sequence MQVIITDAWMARSRAFHLNGFKLILAILLASLVLMLVSAGLYHWVFMKGAREGWPVIGSLVRLVSKDEIAQRDRYVKENIEVLAKRLGEMQAKMLQLESLGERVSGLAGINPAEITVAPGRGGALIAGRDLSIEELDATLASLDGAATKNADVMTVIESRLFEQKIKKMMVPTQQPVLDANLGSIFGWRIDPITGRSALHTGLDFPAGVGTPIYAAAGGMVVTQEYHPQYGNMLEVDHGNDLITRYAHASKVHVNKGDLIKRGQRIADVGNTGRSTGAHLHFEVLVQGVPQDPQKFLNAGKGLGTERSASSKASVLQR